The following is a genomic window from Sphingobacterium spiritivorum.
GTTGCAATCTAAAAGAGTTGTAAGGGCACAGGAACTTGCTGACCGCTTCAATGTGAGTTTACGTACAATATATCGTGATATCAGGACATTGGAGGCTTCCGGAGTGCCTATCTTTGGAGAAGCAGGAACGGGATATTCCCTGATGGAAGGTTACCGTCTACCGCCGATTATGTTTACCCGTGAGGAAGCGACAAGTTTTGTGGCTGCAGAAAAGCTTATGCAGCAATATGTAGATCAGGGTATACAGGAGCATTTTTCGTCCGCTATAATCAAAATAAAAGCTGTACTCAAATCGATGGAAAAAGACCTGCTTTCGAGTCTGGAATCTCAGGTACTGATACAATCCAATAGCAAAAATCTGAATAAATTAGTTCCTAATGCATTGTCTGTACTTTTTGAAAGTATATCACGAAAGAAAAAAGTCCGGATGCATTACCAGACTATTGAAAGCGAACATCCGGAAACAAGAGTTATAGAGCCGGTGGGCATATTCCACGAGAATAAATTCTGGTATATGATAGCATATTGTTATCTACGTAAGGCATACAGACAGTTCAGAACGGACCGTATACAGCGATTGGATGTACTGGAAGATGCCTTTGACATGGAACACCCTTCTATAAGTGAGTTTTTACATAAAAGACAGGATGTAGAGAAAAGAAAAGTAGTCATCTCACTGGATGCAAAGATCGCTAAATATTTAGTGTGGCAGCGGGATGCGTACGGGTTCGTATCTGAAGAAAAACTAGGGGGTGGAAAGGTAAGACTGACTTTTATGACG
Proteins encoded in this region:
- a CDS encoding helix-turn-helix transcriptional regulator, whose product is MNDDSPKKFDRTVAILIQLQSKRVVRAQELADRFNVSLRTIYRDIRTLEASGVPIFGEAGTGYSLMEGYRLPPIMFTREEATSFVAAEKLMQQYVDQGIQEHFSSAIIKIKAVLKSMEKDLLSSLESQVLIQSNSKNLNKLVPNALSVLFESISRKKKVRMHYQTIESEHPETRVIEPVGIFHENKFWYMIAYCYLRKAYRQFRTDRIQRLDVLEDAFDMEHPSISEFLHKRQDVEKRKVVISLDAKIAKYLVWQRDAYGFVSEEKLGGGKVRLTFMTAYMCEDFARWFMMFADVAEIEEPSELKVRVHELTSKAMENLMQLNENIHNELL